The region ATAGATATTCAATCTAAAACTTGTATAATTATCTTAAATAATTGGAAGACTAGTCATGCTATAAACAACAAAAGCTATTACAACTTTCGTCATAATAGCTTCTTTCTTAGTATTATAAAATAGATTATTACTTTAGTACTTCTTCTAGTTTTTAATTTAACTCTTCACCTCGTAAATCTTTTGCCAAAACAACACCTTTATTATCTATCAAAAAACTTGCAGGAACACCACAAATACCATAATCTTCGACAATAGGATCCTGCCAGAATTTAAGATTAGATACTTGAGTCCAAGTTAACTTGTCTGCTTCAATTGCTTTTCTCCAAGATGCATCATCTTTATCTAAAGAATAGCCAATAATATCAAATCCCCTCTTATGGAATGCCTCATAGGTCTTAACTAAATTAGGGTTTTCTGCACGACATGGTCCACACCATGATGCCCATACATCTACAAGAACAACTTTCTTATCTTTTAAATATGTTGTAAGGTTTAATTCCTCACCGTCTACTGTCATTCCTTTAAACTCAGGTAAAACATCTCCTATTTGTGGTCCTTCTTCTTGTGCTGTTTCTATTTCAGTGATAAATTCTAGGCGTTCTTCAACTTTCTTGCCTAATAATGATTTTTTGGCGTCTTCGGAATAATTCTTTTTAAAATCTTCTTTAT is a window of Myroides oncorhynchi DNA encoding:
- a CDS encoding TlpA disulfide reductase family protein translates to MPEYKEDFKKNYSEDAKKSLLGKKVEERLEFITEIETAQEEGPQIGDVLPEFKGMTVDGEELNLTTYLKDKKVVLVDVWASWCGPCRAENPNLVKTYEAFHKRGFDIIGYSLDKDDASWRKAIEADKLTWTQVSNLKFWQDPIVEDYGICGVPASFLIDNKGVVLAKDLRGEELN